The genomic DNA AATTCTCGTTAGTAACAGCCCATTACTCTGCTGCTTTGAAAGATCGGGTAACTTAAGTGCCTTGCATTGAAAGATGTCCAACGCCCTCAGATTACTCAGTTCCTCGAGTCCTGGAATTTCCGTGATGTTCTCACAACCTGCCATCATTAAGATCTTCAGCCTCTGCAACTTCGATAGGTTTGGTAACTTCTTGAGCGATCTGCACCCACTGATGTCCAACTCCAGCAGTGACTCCAATTCTGCAATCGCATCAATTTCACTAAATTGCTCGCAACCTGTAAGGCATAATTGCTCCAAAGAGTTTGGAAGCACTGGCAAGCATTTGAGCGATGTGCAACAGGCCATCGATAACATTCTCAGGCTGTGCAAACTGCTGAGACCTTGGATCTCAACTAGCTTACCGCTAAACGGTACACTTAGGGACTTCAAGTTCTTCAACTTGGATAAGTCGGGAAGTCTCTCAACTTGAGACCAAGCGGCAGATAAAGCAGTTAAAGACTTGAGCCTCTCCGACTCCAGACCGTCCAGCTCAGTTAAGGGGCAGGAATCTGTATTCAGATACTTCAGGGACAGGAGATTGCCAAGGCCTTCAATTTCCCTGAGATTGCCGCAATTCATAACCTCTAACATCGACAAATTCTTCAAGTTTGACATGTCTGGCAATCTCTCAAGTGAGTCACAGGCTGTAATTCTCAAAACTAACAGACTTGAGGGAAGAGCGGGGAGGCTTTTTAGTTCAAGACAAAAACGAATATCGAGCTCTTTAAGACGATGGAGAAATGCACCTGTATCTTCCGGTAAGGTAGATATCTTCACTGACTGCAAAGTCATTTCCTCGAGTTTCCTCAGGCTGGAGATGCTTTCCAGCTCCTTGAGCTCGAAATCATTAAACAAAATCAGTTCTTTCAGATTAACCAAGTTTGCAAGGTTCAGGGAACTCAGTTTTGAAAAGGCTTCAACTCTTAGACTAATTAAGCTAGATGGAAGCTTGGGGAAGGTCAGAAGATTGCGGCAGCGAACTAAATCAAGGGTCTGTAGGCATGAGAGAGCCCTCATATCTGCCGGGAGGCTCTTTACCCTGCGAACTTTCAAGATCCTCAAAGAGGATAGACTCAGAATTTCATTGGAAATTATTTCGGCTCTTTCTCGCTCCAGTGAAGACCAAGAGGCGTCCAGCACTTTGAGCTTCTTCAAGCTTCCCAGGTTACCTGGTAAACAAGTGATATCCGTGTGATCGATCTTGAGCAATTCCAGATCATGTAGATCTCCAACAAAATCGGGCATACTTCTGATTTTAGTTTGCGACAAGATCAATTCAACCAATGAGGTTAACTGCCCAATGGAGTCTGGAAGTTCCTTTAGGCCAGAATCTTTTAATGATAGTTTCCTCAAGTTCATGAGGGATCCGACAGATGCGGGAATTTCATGGAGAGATCTACAACTATTTGCAGATAAAACTTCGAGCTTCTTCATACCTCTAGATATTGGTATTTCTTTGACCCCTGTACTATCAATGAGAAACTCGACTAGTGACTCCATGGAACCCAATTGTTCCGGCAACTTCTCCAGTCCCCAACAACCCCTCAAATTTAGGAGGATCAGGTTCTTTAGAAGCCCTATTGACGGATCAATGTAAAGCAACTGCATGCAGGACTCGAGAATCAAGATTTCCAAGCTCGGAAATGCTGAGAAGTCAGGAGTTCTGCTTATTTGGCACTCTCTTAGATTGAGAACTTTGAGCTTCGACCCGAACTGAAGAACACAAAAGAGAGGTAAGAAAACTATTTAGATGGAATCACATTGATAGAAATCATTGTTGAAAGTAACAGGTGAGACCTTGATCGAGCTCCAACCGGTCCAATCATCATGAATTAAGCTCTTTGACAGATCGAGAACAATTAAGTTCCTCAAAACTAAATTCATCGGCAGAGACATGTTCTCTCTGTGCCAACTCAACCATGTCAGCTGGCGGAAAAGATTTCGAAAGTTCCCATCAAGTCTAGCGCCGGCGAGTTCAAGAACTCTCATCCTTGGAAGATTCCTAAACATGTCATCATTAAGATGATCTTCTTCCTCCATGAAATGATATCCTTCTAGACTGATGGCTTCCACTTTTGATGTTCCCTATTCTCATAAAAAACATCGAAAACAGAAGCGGTTTCAAACAATTTTCATGATCTCAAAGCCGATCTAAATTACATCAAAAATGTCATACCTGTTTTTCCACTAATACATCAAATGCAACTTCACAGTGCCACAGCCTACTCCGCCGTCCTGGTTCTTTGTCTTCTTGTTCAACAATGCTTCTACCGAAATCTCTGAGTTGATCGTGCATCCATATCGTATTGTCCTCTCCGATTTTAATCAACGACTTTAGTTGGAGGATCTCGATTCCCACTTCTGGGGAAATTTTAGCATCTTCCCACATGGGCATCACTAGCCTGATGTCCATTCCAATGAAAAGGCATGCAATGTCAAGGAATATCTCCTTTTGCTCACGTTCCAACGACTCGTAACTTAGCTTCAACTTATCTTGGATGTCGACCATGCCAAGCTTGAATTTCAACTTCTCTATCGTAGCATGCCACATATCCTTCCTTCCACCATAGACAGATAAGAATGATCCCATAACCTCAAGAGCCAGAGGAAGCCGTCCAGTTATGTTCACGATCTGCAATGCTTCTTCGGCCAAGTCAGGTCTGGGCAACTTATCTCTGAATGCGTGCATGCAGAAGAGCTCTAAAGCATGACCTTCATCCAGTAATGGGACTTCATACAAATCTTGCACTTGAAATTGTTCCAGGACATCCTTTTCTCTGGTAGTGATGATGATCCTGCTTCCTCGGCCAAACCAACCAACATCAGCTGCCAAAGCTTTAATCTGGTTGATGTGGTCCACATCATCGAGAAGAATCAGGACTTTCTTTTGGCTAAGCGTTTCCTTAAGCACATTGGTTCCTTCCTCTACAGTAGCATAGTCCTGCTGCTCAAGCTCTAATACGTCGGAGACCAATTTACTTTGTAAGTATTGAAGGCCTCTGGGATACCGGGATGTTTCTCGGATATCTTTAAGGAAAGAATTACTTTCAAACTTGTCTACAATTTGGTTGTAGACAAACTTGGCTAGAGTTGTCTTCCCTATGCCGCCCATGCCCCAAATCCCGAATACCTGAACCTGATAGTCTATGCCAACTTCTAATTTTTTCACAAGTTCTTCCGCACGATCCTCGATTCCAACAAGGACAGTACCCATTTCCAAGTAAGACTTCTTCAGTTCTCTAATGATCTTTGCAACAACTAATTTTATGAACTCACCTTGATGTCTGCAAAGACATATATCGTTGTCACTTGtcaaactcaaaaaaaaataaaaataaataaagaagaagaGCCAAAGCAAGAAATTAGAAATAAGCAAAATATTGCTGAACTTAATTAATCTGCGCAGACCCTAGTCTTGAGATGTTCTGCCCTTTGGTCACCGATGGTGAAGGAAGCtgataaaataataagcaactattatttttttcccctcgaTATTTCTCTTATTTCCCCTATCCTATTTATTCCCTTTAAGGCCATGAGTTTTCTTTGTAATGGGGGGAAAATAACAGCATTGAATTCAAATAGATAGAATAGTATCCACGCGAAGAATAGATAGAATAGCCGAGAAGTGAAAAATATGAAGCTTAGAGTTACCCGTTTGCCACTTTATTAAGTTCCAGACCCTTCAATTTCACAACTTCCTTCAGCCCATCCCTCCACGCTTGGACCTTCTCCCGATCGAACCTCTTCTCGTGCTGAGAGAATGGTTTGGCGTAACTCCCTGTCTGGTGTTGGACCTCACCTGGCGTAACGTCCAGGAATATTGGCATGATTAGCTGTTTGCTCTCCTTCATGGACTTCACCATCTCCACCACCTCCATGAGGCACCATTTGCTCGATGCGTAATCTGCGGAGAAGATGGGGATCCCTATCTTTGTCTGCTGGATTGATTCCATAAGCTTGGGGCCGATCTCCTCCCCTACGCGGAGCTCTTCATTGTCCCTGAAGGTGCGGACCCCAGCATCGATGAGGCTATGGTAGAGGTAGTCTGTGAATGTCTTCCGGGTGGCGGTCCCCCTGAAGCTCAGGAAGACTTCATACTCATGGCCTGTCGCTGGATCGTCTGAGTCTGAGGAGTCGGATGATGGAACATTGTGGCTTCCCTCTACCTCTTGCTGATGCTGCTGCAGCAGGACATGTCATAGTAAATACACACACACGCAGGGTGAAATCCCTCATATCTGCCAGAATATTGGTAGATTGCAATACCTGCGAATTGTTCACATTCATCCTGCTCGAGTTGCCACTTTGCCATCTCTTACGAGCTTGAAGGAAAGCAGCCACGAGGACCGATGCTGTCGCACAGATTGCAATAGCCAAAGCACGGTACCTAGGATGTCTGTCGGATGCCATAGCGGACGGGTCCTGTAATTTCCTCTTCTTACCTTTCCAGTTGCCAGCAAACAGAGAGACAGGTTAGCTCAGGACTCCTGTCGCAGCAAATTGTGCATAATGAAATAAGAAAGGAGAATCGATCTCCTTATGGCCAACTGAAGTCAGCCGGCCGGGAATCAATTCATTTTTTCCGTGGAACACGGAACCGTGAGAGCATCTGCCCTGccactttttctctttcttgctttctttctttgaAGGCGAAGGATAAAGACTGGCAATAAACAGAAAACTCACGAAAATTCCAAAGTATCTCATCATGGCAGCAAATTATCGACTTGACTCGCGGCCCAGGGTGTTTTGGCCCTTCCTATACATCAGGGTTGCTGTACCCCGCATTTTTACCTTTtcgattttcaattttcaacaaAATGATTCCATAAAGCTCTGTCTGACTATGTGATCTGAGGTCAAAAGGAATGTTTTTGCGATCTGTCAATTTTGGTTTcacttttatatttaattaaggaTGTTGGCACTAAAGAGGGTGTAGCGCACGCGCTCACTTGGCAACCAAGAGGtttcaaatttgatatttgtGGTAGGATAGTGACACTTAACTCAATTGTCTTATTTTTCTCGACTTGTTCCACATCAATTTAACCGGCAGTAATACTATAATATTTTACCAACAATCTATATTTTAGCAGAATGTAGAATGTATTGTTCGATGATTTCTTCTGAATATAATCTCAGTGCCATCTGAGGATGAGGACGATGATCGGTGCTGCTTCCATCTGTCTCCCGCAGTCAGAGACCATCACAttatacaaatataaattttaagttTGGAGATAAACATTCGAAATTGAATTGTACACAAATACGCAAATAAAATCTCATACAGGTGAAATATTCTCATCCTTCCTGCTGGAAATAGGATTTCGCAGTCTCTTCTTGAAGAAGGAAGGGATTCCGATGAAAGCAGAAATAATGACCGAGACCATTGCACAGACCGAAGTAGGCAAAGTGTGGCGCTGAGGAGAATGCTTATCAGAACCTTCCATAACAGCAGATGCAATTGAAGTACTCATACAGCAAAACGTATAAGTGATCATacagaaagaggaaaaaaaagttgtgATCATATCATTAGGTCGATTATTTAAACAACATACTAAAGTGCGAAATCATTGTCTGCTCCTGATTTGTAGTGGGATATATAGTATTATATGAAGTGCTCCTCCGTGCAGAATTCGTTCTAAAGTATCCATATCTATTCTTTCTTTCACGCTCATGTTTTTCCTCTGTGAAAAGCAAAAGTCGAGAAAGGCATCATATTtcctttgtgtgtgtgtgtgtatgttgCTGGCACTGTAACAGCCGgaaatatatacacacacacacactatatatatgtatgtatatattgtgCAGATTGTTAAATATGGGCTTGAAAAACATTTGGAGCCCACGTGGCCCAAATAACTTCCCTTGAGCCCATAAATTTCCACCGCCTCTTTTTCATctctgcaattttttttttgggggggtcGAGAGGCTTCTCTGTTCAGGCAAAAGAATAAGAAACCCGGGGGGGAGCCCAAGGGAAGTTTAGCTTGAAAACAGAGATGGACAACTCTGCGAGGAAAACAAAAACCGAGAGAGAGGAAGGGCAAGGAAGACCAAACTTGGGGTTCTTGATTACTAAGTTGATTTTCCATATCCTAGATGCTCTTATTTATTACGTCTAGATGCAGGTTAAGTCACTTCCCTCCATCTCAATTCAGCTTAGGGTTCTGACCCGTGATTTATATTTTCCTATAAGTTGgttttttgttttggtttAAGCATCACTATTCAGTACTTCTTACTCGAATTAGGGCATGGATTGGAATTGGAGAAGTTAAATTGAAGTGTGTACCTAAACCATGGAAGTGATTATACAAAGAAGTGTATTGCTGATCTGATTGATGTTATGCATACATGCACCGACTGATTGAGATGCACTTTCATAGCTTAGACATGTCATGATGAGGGATGACTATGTTTTAAAGGTTTCTGTTGTTGTTGGGCTATTTAAGATACTATATTGAGTTTGTCTTGGTGAATGGATTGATGTTTCCAATTGAGTCCTATGGAtggtaatttatttttttggctgatTCCTTTCTGACCTTGGGCTGTTTGGGTGAAACTTTATGAGATAAGATTTGATGGTAATTGTAATTATAAGAGTGTTTCAATCGGTGGTCGTGATAAAAAGGTTTGATTAATTAGTGGTTCTGCTCAAATAAGACTTTGAAGTCTTGAATTACTGTGGTGAAGATGATATCAATGGGTTGTGAATTGGTGAGCTTATACTGGTATGATAGTGCTGATTGGGGAATTTTtgctgaatatatatatggatggtTGGGTTTAAATGGTTTTAATTACCTTCCACTGGCTGTGGTGGTGGAACAGATCATGGAGAGAAGGGAATGGAGAAAAGATTGGGAGGACAACAAGGGAAAATATTAAGTTTATAATTAGTGATATGCTTGAGAGTGAGATATTGAGTTTAAATTGATCGAGCTTCTTTTACTTTTAAGCTTGTTTTTCTTGAATGAGTTGAGAAGTTATTTGTTTTCATGGAGTTCCACTGCCAAAATCAAaagtttttattaatttaagtaTTTGTTAATAACTGAAATGCATACTTTCTTTCATTTAATTGCTTAAGCAGAGTGTGGAGGTTAAAGAATCATTAAGTGGTGATTCTAGAAAGATCTAGAGTAGGTAGTGATGTAAATTAATGGTGTTCTATGATTAAGTTATAGTTGTTTAAGTTACATCTTGATAGGGGCTGATGGTAAATATAAGATAAAGTAGAGATGTGATTGAATATGAAAGTATGAGTGTGGTTTTTTCTTATTAGGAGGGAAACCTACCAGCATCGATATGTATGGCCATATTTTTATGTTgttcataatttaattttatgcttTAAATGATAGGCGATGGATGAGATCAAAATCATGCACCGAAAGGCTCTGACTcagtaaaataatttttggcGAGTGCAGTGAGTACTCTATTTCCTTGTAAAATGATATATgatagttatataaattatttaagaataatattatGATAGTTATAGATTAAGAAATGGTTTTGCTAGGTTGTGTGAAAAgatttgagagatattgctcttttatgttttattttgacttGAGATATGCGTTGTGGTTGTGTACGTTGATTGTGATGATAGTGTGTTACCATCGTAATGTGATTTGAAATGTGCTTGTGTATACTGCTATTACTTgattatagccatgggactACTGGACCCAGCGAAATAGAAAATGGGGCTCGAACGGCCCATGGACTCGACGAGATAGAAAATGGGGCCCGACTggtcgctggacccggcggaataaaAAACGGGGCTCAAATGGCCGTTAGACATGGTGGAATAGAAAATGGGGGCTGAATGAGATGTGCGGGTTACGGTATCGTTTTAACTTGTCGCAAAGAAATGCGTTcttatggctatattgattgcttttgttatatattttttgtcttGTCTAATTGCTAGAGATGCGATGATTGTTAAAATTGTCTGAGATTGTTCTGTGAAAATCGTGTTGTTGATGAAAGTTGATTTGTTAAGTGATTGTGTAGTGACTTTTTATGAAACGCTAAATGAATGGATAATTGATGTTTATGTGTTATTGGATATTAGAGAAATGGTTGGAAGAGGTGTGTATTTGTTAGTAGGATTTAAATTTAGTTACTATATTGGATATAAGTATTTTtatagtatgtatatatatttatgccGTATATGTGCGCAAGTGAGTTAAtagttggattggatgtgattgtattatttatttgaatatttggttgtttgctattaaatatatatttaataataattcattttgttttgtaatatagtactcactgagatgtAGCTCGCgccctgcatatattttttagatgAGCTAAGAGTTAGCCTAGCATCACAGGGAAACTTTTTAAACATCGGGAATCAACTTTGAGGACTAGGCATGAactttagttatttgataagtATTCTTTTTGATATAGAGTGTATTTGAATATGTTACAACCtaaaatttttgtttagttgaTTTAATGATGTGATTGAGAAAAATTACTATTTTCTAAGATGTATATCCATATTAGAGCTTTATggattgaatatatatattttgttttttttcgaAGGTAGGCACTGAAGGTAGAAATTAAGTACTTAGCACTCGAGGATTTATTTGTTTAATCTCGAGAGTCCTTTTGATGTGCGGTCCTAGGTGCTTTTATTTGCTCTCTGATTTGTTGTGCTCCTCGAATAGTAGGCCTGACTAGGGTCGAAATGAGGTTCCTACAAAAGCCATATTAGACTTAAAACATAACAAATCAAAGGACCCAAATAGTTTCATAGTGTTTGGTAACGAAGTTAAGTGtggtttgatttaatttgatttgaggagATGAAGCAAAAGTTGTCGAAAAAAGTATTGTGTCattgaattgatgaaaaatttgttgaaattgagaaaaaatgttgaataattgaaaaaatttagtattaaaaaattaattataataagagatgagaaaaaaatgagagaaattgaagaaaaagataaaaaaaaagaaagtaatgattgtgttgttgaattgagaaaaaggtAAAATAAAGTTAGTTTCATCTTATAAAAATATCACAAATAGAGCTTGTTCATCCATTTTTAACAAAACCAATAATCCATAAGCACTGACATTTAAACTCATTCAATAAAACAATATCACGTGTCATAATGTTGCAATACTTGAtccttattttaaaaatacgaAAATCATTTCATGCTCAAATAAGgtgattatttttcaataacttAACATTTCGAATAACTTTCATGACATGTATAGAAATTTCATTTCACCATTTCACAGACCATAGAAATAAGTTCGTGTTACTTACCTCGATTGTCTCCAAATTATCAACTCATAGATGAAGATCCGgatcaaaaaaataaacctaaaattgaaatatgagTCAACTACTAATTCTAATTTCTAATGCAACCTTAGATAATACTAAAAGGTCCTTGAGGTAAGAAAAAGTCTAAAATGCCCCTATTTGCCGATAAAGGGTCATGACTGAATCTGAATAGTCTAAACATAATTCACCAAAACACGGCACTTTTAAAATCAATATTATGGTTCGAGATTCaaattttcgaaaaaaataatattttctacTTAAAAGTGCGAATCCGGCTTAATTGACGCCCAATACACCCATTTCCAGTACAGAAACCATTTTATAATTTCCTAGAAATAAGAACAAAATATCTGAGCGCATACTTCAGCTCTCAAGAGAGCCAAAAACACaacaatttcatatatttcgaaaaatactttaaataatattttgagaaaaaatccCAGAAAAATACAGaatagaaaattgaaataGAAGTTCGTAGCCGcaaaaatcattaaaattgGACATCAGCAGTGTCAAAAGAGCCCCTAGAATTTGCCGTTCCTCACAAAAACGAACAGCTCTAAACAGTCCGCCGAGCCAACTTCGGGAGAGCGTTACTCTCTCCATAGAACTCCATCTACTGTCTTCTAAATGTCTATGGAATCCTCAAACAATAGGGTACAGCTTAGAATCAAACGAAAGTCCAAAATACGGAGAAAACAGGTTGGAAAGCAAGCTCGAAATCCACTTTTCATAATGTCTGCAGCTGATTTCAAAATGCGATATTTCTCAAACGACTCAACCAAATTTGGTTTTGCAAAATCCTATAGCATCCTAGAGACCTTAGCAATGATAGTATGTAGGAATTTCGCTCAGTAAACATAGCCATTATGTTCTGCCATTAACAAGCCTACAAGCTATCTCTTGCTAGAAAAAGCTTGTAGTAGCTCATGATATAATCTGCCACTGAGCCcacccattttttttttcctgatccTTCTCCACCACCCCCTTcatttctttcatttatttaattgatttttgtgGCATTTTGGGGGTTTTGTGTCTTCGACCAGAAACAaaggcagagagagagagagagagagctctgCTCAGGAGGAAACAGAGTAGAGAGGAAGAACGTCAGCTCGATTGAGAGCTCGGGTGGGTTTatggaagaggaggaagaatcGAAGAATCGAGAGAATAATTGGGGCAGGGCAGCTGAGAGTGTAGCAAGAGAAGGAGAGAGGGAGCGAGCTGAAAGAGAGAGCGAAAGGGAGCGAGGAGCAGAGAGTCCGGAATAGAGCTCACTCAAGGAGAAACGAGACTGACCGTGAAGGTTGAGAGTGTATGGAGAGAGAGCGCTGGAGCTGAGAGTAAGAAATGATTtcaaaggggaagagctcagCTGGTACCAAATTAGATTATGGGTATGCTTTTCTATGCAATTGATTCTCTTTTCTTAGGCTTTGTTGACTTGATCGTGTTCTTGTTGTTGGCAATTTAGAAGCAATGGGTTAGTGGAAGAAAGGTAGGAAATTGTTCTAATGAGTTTAACTTGCACTTGATTATGTTATAGGCATGCTGGGTAAGTTGCTAATTCTCTTTCCTTGCGCTTTTCAGCTATGTTCTTGATGTGAAATTGGAAGTTCGGCTTAGGTGGAGAGAGGCTGGAGGAAGAGTCGTTTTAATCTTGTTCTGTTGAGAGTCctgatttgattaattattccTCTCAATTCCTTGATCATGTCTTCTTGTAGATTAGCTGAGTCTAGAGCTTCGAGAAGTGTCAGCTTCTGTTGGATTGAATTCCTTGTTGTTATGCTTGATATGTTATACTAGGAGCATGAAAAACCAttgattctttttattttgattgctTTGAGGTTCTTTTCACTGTAGGGACATATTATTCATGGATGGTGATACTTGAGAAGAAATTTGCTGCTTGTCTTAggtggtgtttggtttcacaatgtaatcttaaaatcacaattctaactcaattctacccactacaaaacaaaataacgcATCAAAAGTCAATAAAGGTGAATCCCACACATAAACATTACATTTCACTCCTTTATAATACAATTCCATTACAATTAATTCTTAACTCCACCCGTTCTTATACATACTAATTGGCTCGTCCTCTTTCAACGTGCCAAATTTGATACGTAATACGGTCACGTACTGTATTCATCTCCCTACTGCTCATGTCAATATCATTTTGGATTCCATTTTGTTGAGGCGGATTACGAAATTCATCATAATATTGCCACGCATCACCATACTCCTCAAATAATCTATCGCGATAACTATTGATCCGAATGAAATTGTGCAACATAAAGCAGGCAAGCGCAATTTGTCCTTGACGACGCGGTCTGAAGTTTGACATATCCCGCAATATTCCAAATCTGTTCTTCACGACACCAAAGCACCGTTCTATTACGTTACGAACGGATGCGTGACGCTGATTAAACAACTCTTCCATCGTCGTTGGAGGATTGTCATTATTGAAGTCACTGCGGTGATACCGTTGTCCTTTGTAAGGG from Punica granatum isolate Tunisia-2019 chromosome 2, ASM765513v2, whole genome shotgun sequence includes the following:
- the LOC116197280 gene encoding TMV resistance protein N-like isoform X6; translation: MASDRHPRYRALAIAICATASVLVAAFLQARKRWQSGNSSRMNVNNSQQHQQEVEGSHNVPSSDSSDSDDPATGHEYEVFLSFRGTATRKTFTDYLYHSLIDAGVRTFRDNEELRVGEEIGPKLMESIQQTKIGIPIFSADYASSKWCLMEVVEMVKSMKESKQLIMPIFLDVTPGEVQHQTGSYAKPFSQHEKRFDREKVQAWRDGLKEVVKLKGLELNKVANGHQGEFIKLVVAKIIRELKKSYLEMGTVLVGIEDRAEELVKKLEVGIDYQVQVFGIWGMGGIGKTTLAKFVYNQIVDKFESNSFLKDIRETSRYPRGLQYLQSKLVSDVLELEQQDYATVEEGTNVLKETLSQKKVLILLDDVDHINQIKALAADVGWFGRGSRIIITTREKDVLEQFQVQDLYEVPLLDEGHALELFCMHAFRDKLPRPDLAEEALQIVNITGRLPLALEVMGSFLSVYGGRKDMWHATIEKLKFKLGMVDIQDKLKLSYESLEREQKEIFLDIACLFIGMDIRLVMPMWEDAKISPEVGIEILQLKSLIKIGEDNTIWMHDQLRDFGRSIVEQEDKEPGRRSRLWHCEVAFDVLVEKQGTSKVEAISLEGYHFMEEEDHLNDDMFRNLPRMRVLELAGARLDGNFRNLFRQLTWLSWHRENMSLPMNLVLRNLIVLDLSKSLIHDDWTGWSSIKFGSKLKVLNLRECQISRTPDFSAFPSLEILILESCMQLLYIDPSIGLLKNLILLNLRGCWGLEKLPEQLGSMESLVEFLIDSTGVKEIPISRGMKKLEVLSANSCRSLHEIPASVGSLMNLRKLSLKDSGLKELPDSIGQLTSLVELILSQTKIRSMPDFVGDLHDLELLKIDHTDITCLPGNLGSLKKLKVLDASWSSLERERAEIISNEILSLSSLRILKVRRVKSLPADMRALSCLQTLDLVRCRNLLTFPKLPSSLISLRVEAFSKLSSLNLANLVNLKELILFNDFELKELESISSLRKLEEMTLQSVKISTLPEDTELESLLELDISGCRSLKKLPNLSKLQRLKILMMAGCENITEIPGLEELSNLRALDIFQCKALKLPDLSKQQSNGLLLTRIPQSLIFYGPIHSNTPLTRPTGALFTWSNQIAQMQGDFQPDHANIPGHYAQLRIEQVVPHGGGRDGEVHEGEQTANHANIPGFQSVLPAREEVRSGEGPSVEGRAEGSCEAEGSGTI
- the LOC116197280 gene encoding TMV resistance protein N-like isoform X4; amino-acid sequence: MASDRHPRYRALAIAICATASVLVAAFLQARKRWQSGNSSRMNVNNSQQHQQEVEGSHNVPSSDSSDSDDPATGHEYEVFLSFRGTATRKTFTDYLYHSLIDAGVRTFRDNEELRVGEEIGPKLMESIQQTKIGIPIFSADYASSKWCLMEVVEMVKSMKESKQLIMPIFLDVTPGEVQHQTGSYAKPFSQHEKRFDREKVQAWRDGLKEVVKLKGLELNKVANGHQGEFIKLVVAKIIRELKKSYLEMGTVLVGIEDRAEELVKKLEVGIDYQVQVFGIWGMGGIGKTTLAKFVYNQIVDKFESNSFLKDIRETSRYPRGLQYLQSKLVSDVLELEQQDYATVEEGTNVLKETLSQKKVLILLDDVDHINQIKALAADVGWFGRGSRIIITTREKDVLEQFQVQDLYEVPLLDEGHALELFCMHAFRDKLPRPDLAEEALQIVNITGRLPLALEVMGSFLSVYGGRKDMWHATIEKLKFKLGMVDIQDKLKLSYESLEREQKEIFLDIACLFIGMDIRLVMPMWEDAKISPEVGIEILQLKSLIKIGEDNTIWMHDQLRDFGRSIVEQEDKEPGRRSRLWHCEVAFDVLVEKQGTSKVEAISLEGYHFMEEEDHLNDDMFRNLPRMRVLELAGARLDGNFRNLFRQLTWLSWHRENMSLPMNLVLRNLIVLDLSKSLIHDDWTGWSSIKFGSKLKVLNLRECQISRTPDFSAFPSLEILILESCMQLLYIDPSIGLLKNLILLNLRGCWGLEKLPEQLGSMESLVEFLIDSTGVKEIPISRGMKKLEVLSANSCRSLHEIPASVGSLMNLRKLSLKDSGLKELPDSIGQLTSLVELILSQTKIRSMPDFVGDLHDLELLKIDHTDITCLPGNLGSLKKLKVLDASWSSLERERAEIISNEILSLSSLRILKVRRVKSLPADMRALSCLQTLDLVRCRNLLTFPKLPSSLISLRVEAFSKLSSLNLANLVNLKELILFNDFELKELESISSLRKLEEMTLQSVKISTLPEDTGAFLHRLKELDIRFCLELKSLPALPSSLLVLRITACDSLERLPDMSNLKNLSMLEVMNCGNLREIEGLGNLLSLKYLNTDSCPLTELDGLESERLKSLTALSAAWSQVERLPDLSKLKNLKSLSVPFSELESLLELDISGCRSLKKLPNLSKLQRLKILMMAGCENITEIPGLEELSNLRALDIFQCKALKLPDLSKQQSNGLLLTRIPQSLIFYGPIHSNTPLTRPTGALFTWSNQIAQMQGDFQPDHANIPGHYAQLRIEQVVPHGGGRDGEVHEGEQTANHANIPGFQSVLPAREEVRSGEGPSVEGRAEGSCEAEGSGTI